AAACAAGATCTGTAAAGGCTCGACTGAGCGTCAAGTATTTAGTAAGCCAAATGCTGATAACACGGTGTCGAATAGCCGTTCACAAGGTGAAAGCGCGCTAGAATCATTTTGTGAAGACCTCACTGAAAAAGCACGTTCTGGTGCAATTGACCCGGTTCTTGGGCGCAACGAAGAAATCCGTCTCGCAATTGATGTGTTGTGTCGTCGCCGCAAAAATAATCCAATCTTTGTCGGTGAGCCCGGTGTTGGTAAAACGGCAGTGGTAGAAGGGCTTGCTCAGCGCGTTGTTGAAGGGCAAGTTCCGCCAGAACTCAAAGAAGTTAAGATCTGCGTACTGGATATGGGGCTGCTACAAGCCGGAGCCGGCGTAAAAGGTGAATTTGAGCGTCGTCTTAAACAAGTCATTGATGAAGTAAAGAGTTCAGCGACCCCTGTTATCTTATTTATTGACGAAGCGCATACCTTGATTGGTGCTGGTGGCGACGCTGGCATGGGAGATGCCGCAAACCTACTAAAACCTGCACTTGCTCGTGGAGAAGTAAGAACACTTGCAGCAACGACATGGAGTGAATATAAAAAATATTTTGAGCGCGATGCTGCGCTTGAACGCCGGTTTCAATTAATTAAAGTCGATGAGCCAACCGAGCAAGCCGCAAAACTTATGCTCACGGGTCTTAAAGAGAAATACGAAAAGCATCACCAAATTCAAATCACAGACAGCGCAATTGAAGCCGCGGTTAGTTTGTCTGCACGATATATTACAGGTAGACAATTACCTGACAAAGCCATTGATGTACTAGATACTGCGGCTGCAATGGTCAGAATGGGACCGGCAACGTCGCCTGTGGTGATTGATAAAGCCAAAGAGCAGATCCGTTACTATCAAAGCAGAATTGAACGCTTGGCAATCGAGTCAAAGCTTGGGATTGCAGATCAAACTTGCATTCAAAGCCTCACCGATGCGCTTACACAAGCCCAAGAGCAGCTTGCTGAGCTTGAGCAAAGCCGTGAGCTGCAAATTGATACTTATAACGCCTTACACGGTGCGAGTGACGAAGAGAAACCTGCGATTAGACAAGCGCTTGCTGCGTTAAATCAAGATGATAATGCGATTTTCTCCGAAGTGACCAGCGATACGGTAGCGCAAGTGATCGCAAGTTGGACTGGGATCCCTGTCGGTAACATGGTGAAAGACGAGCTGGAGAACTTACTTAAGCTTGAGCAATCACTGGCACAAAGCGTTGTGGGTCAAAATGCTGGATTGACTGCGATTGCACAAACTTTACGGGTTGCAAAAGCGGGTGTATCGGCCTCATCTGGCCCATTGGGCGTATTCTTATTAGCGGGTCCTTCAGGGGTTGGTAAAACCGAAACCGCAAAACACATAGCCGAGCTACTATTTGGTGGTGAAAAATTCTTAACCACAATAAACATGAGTGAATATCAAGAAGCACATACGGTATCACAACTCAAAGGCTCACCACCGGGTTATGTGGGTTATGGTGAAGGTGGGGTGTTAACCGAAGCTGTGCGTCAACGTCCATATTCTGTGGTGTTACTTGACGAAGTGGAAAAAGCCCACGCAGATGTCATGAATATGTTCTACCAAGTGTTTGAAATGGGCGTAATGCGTGATGGTGAAGGGCGTGAAATCGATTTTAGAAACACGGTTATCATCATGACTTCTAATTTAGGGGCTGAGCAAATCATCAGTGCTTGTACACCAGAAACCGAGCAGCAGGCCATGCAACAAATGGTGGATGGGATCATTCAGCAAGGCGTACCCGAAGACGAAGAAGCACAAGACAACAACGAACAAGAAACACCGTTTGAGAGACCGAGCTTTCAGCAGCTAGTCAGCTTAATTAAGCCAAACTTGCTCGCGCATTTTGCACCTGCGCTTTTAGCGCGTATGCAGGTTGTGCCTTTCTTCCCGCTAGATACCGATGTGTTAAAACATATCGTGGCACTAAAGCTTGAGAAGGTCGCAGCACGACTTCGTGACAATCACGCAATACAACTGCGCGTAGATCAAACAGCGCTAGATTATCTAGCCGATAAATGCGCTATGTCTGATAGCGGCGCACGATTGGTTAACGCAACAATTGAACAACAAATTTTACCTGGGATCGCTCGCTCAATTTTGGGCTTCATGAGCGAAGAAGATATGCCAGACCTGCTGACGCTGACACTGGATGAAAATGGTGAAATTGAAGCCGTATTCGCCGACTTAAGCTAACGGTAGATACGAGTAAGGAGACAAAAATGGAAATGCTAGCATCACTTGCCGATAAACTGCCTAAGGCAAACGAAAGTCACTTTGCAATCGAAATTGCGGGGCTATCAGGAAGTTTATTTAAAGTATTGAGTTTTGAATCACACAATGACAGCTTATGCAGTGACTATCGCTTCGATATTGAGGTGTTAAGTGAAGAGCTAATTGAGCCTGATCTGGTGATTGGTAAAGATGTTACATTTTCCATTACGTGGGCTATGTCTGACAGAACGGTTTCGGGAATTATTACCGAATATGTTTGCCATGGTCGCAGTCATCAAGGCTACGTGTATACCTTATCTTTTCAATCTCTTTTGGTGTTGCTCAAACATCAACGATCAAATCGTGTTTTTACCGACATGTCTGCGGATGCCATCGTGAAAAGTGTGTTAGACAAGGCAGGATTCCCGTCAGGAAAATTGCAACTAAAGGCATCATCGCCAACCCTTGCTATGACAGTGCAGTATGACGAAAGCGACTTTGACTTTGTGACGCGTCTAATGCGCCGCTACGGTTTTGTTTACGGCAGCACAGAGTCAACGGGCAGTCAAGCCAATCTGTCAGTGTTTGGCAGCAGCAGTGATTTTTCTTCAGAGATGGAAGAGATAACTTTGCCTTACGCGTCACCTACTGGACAGGTTAGGCCGAGCGAGTCTGTTTTTGCCTTTTCTAAAAAGGCGAGCCTACTAAATAGCGGCTTTAGACTGTATGACGAAGACTATGAAAAAGGCTGTGCACTGTCTGTTAATAGCAATAATCAAACAGAGGTGGGCGGCTTTGGTGAAGACAGCATATTTGCTGAAAACTTCATGACAAAAGGAGATGGCGATACGCTTACCAAAGTGCACCAGCAAAGCATTGATTGTCAGCGAAACCTTTTTGTTATCGATACCGACTGTCGAGCGCTTCGTCCGGGTGTCGCTTTAACCATAACCGATCACCTTAATTACAGCGGTCGTTACTTAGTGGTGTCTGTTGCTCATAAAGGCTGCCAAGGCGGAAGCGTCGAATACGGCTCCAAGGTAAAAGGCTTAACCTATAAAAACCAAGCGACGATTATCCCAATTGATGTGCAGTTTAAAGCGCCTGTTATTAAGCGCAAAAAGGTCTTTGCATCGTTTAACGCCACGATTGAACAAGGGGTGGATGACAAAGGGCGCTATATAGTTAAACTGCCGTTTAACCAAGATGGTGAAGGGGAAGAGAGTAAACCGACTCGACTTATGCAGCACTATGGTGGACCTGGCGGGCATGGCATGCACTTTCCTTTAAACAAAGGAACCGAGGTTATGGTGGCGGGCGAAAATGGTGACTTAGACAGACCGGTCATTCTCGGTGCGCTATTTAACGATGAAGCGCTAAGCCCGGTTACTGCTGAGAATGCGACTGAAAATAAATTGGTGACAAAGGCAGAAAACACCTTGTTGATGGATGATAAACAAGGCGAAGAGAAAATCCAATTGTTCACTAAAGCACAAGAAAATATACTCGAATTTAATGCCACCGAAGGCAGCGAATTTATCAAGCTTGAAACCAAAAAAGGTTACATCGATATTAAATCGAAAGAAGCG
This genomic interval from Pseudoalteromonas galatheae contains the following:
- the tssH gene encoding type VI secretion system ATPase TssH, whose amino-acid sequence is MDATGIKNLIDKLNHHSATALEAAAGFAASRKHFEVLPEHYLLKLMEEHNDGDVAKILPFFEVDQDALWNSALEFINQQDAGNPSKPVFSRRLYEWLEKAWLSANMRHQNDWITGAALIDSFKDMAIYSPAFGLAREFDKIDTHFLKQNLNKICKGSTERQVFSKPNADNTVSNSRSQGESALESFCEDLTEKARSGAIDPVLGRNEEIRLAIDVLCRRRKNNPIFVGEPGVGKTAVVEGLAQRVVEGQVPPELKEVKICVLDMGLLQAGAGVKGEFERRLKQVIDEVKSSATPVILFIDEAHTLIGAGGDAGMGDAANLLKPALARGEVRTLAATTWSEYKKYFERDAALERRFQLIKVDEPTEQAAKLMLTGLKEKYEKHHQIQITDSAIEAAVSLSARYITGRQLPDKAIDVLDTAAAMVRMGPATSPVVIDKAKEQIRYYQSRIERLAIESKLGIADQTCIQSLTDALTQAQEQLAELEQSRELQIDTYNALHGASDEEKPAIRQALAALNQDDNAIFSEVTSDTVAQVIASWTGIPVGNMVKDELENLLKLEQSLAQSVVGQNAGLTAIAQTLRVAKAGVSASSGPLGVFLLAGPSGVGKTETAKHIAELLFGGEKFLTTINMSEYQEAHTVSQLKGSPPGYVGYGEGGVLTEAVRQRPYSVVLLDEVEKAHADVMNMFYQVFEMGVMRDGEGREIDFRNTVIIMTSNLGAEQIISACTPETEQQAMQQMVDGIIQQGVPEDEEAQDNNEQETPFERPSFQQLVSLIKPNLLAHFAPALLARMQVVPFFPLDTDVLKHIVALKLEKVAARLRDNHAIQLRVDQTALDYLADKCAMSDSGARLVNATIEQQILPGIARSILGFMSEEDMPDLLTLTLDENGEIEAVFADLS
- a CDS encoding type VI secretion system Vgr family protein yields the protein MEMLASLADKLPKANESHFAIEIAGLSGSLFKVLSFESHNDSLCSDYRFDIEVLSEELIEPDLVIGKDVTFSITWAMSDRTVSGIITEYVCHGRSHQGYVYTLSFQSLLVLLKHQRSNRVFTDMSADAIVKSVLDKAGFPSGKLQLKASSPTLAMTVQYDESDFDFVTRLMRRYGFVYGSTESTGSQANLSVFGSSSDFSSEMEEITLPYASPTGQVRPSESVFAFSKKASLLNSGFRLYDEDYEKGCALSVNSNNQTEVGGFGEDSIFAENFMTKGDGDTLTKVHQQSIDCQRNLFVIDTDCRALRPGVALTITDHLNYSGRYLVVSVAHKGCQGGSVEYGSKVKGLTYKNQATIIPIDVQFKAPVIKRKKVFASFNATIEQGVDDKGRYIVKLPFNQDGEGEESKPTRLMQHYGGPGGHGMHFPLNKGTEVMVAGENGDLDRPVILGALFNDEALSPVTAENATENKLVTKAENTLLMDDKQGEEKIQLFTKAQENILEFNATEGSEFIKLETKKGYIDIKSKEAMTLQSQANIVAQADKEISIRAEDAVYIQSIESNIEINAKEAVQLTADTDIKIQSADSNIQFEAQQSINLEAAQDISYFSVDGNVELAAQNGNLTINADRNISIVGQGSGSIQLSQGGGKIEIDAAGNITIDANNLNLSASNISVSGSAISHN